TGGACCGATGACTCCGTCATCGAGGCCCTCGAGGTCCTCGGCGGACTGTGGGGCGATGACACGCTCCTCCTGTCGGGCGGCGCCCAGCGCTCCTTCCCCGACTCGGTCACCGCGGTGTTCTCTGACCCGCCGCAGGCCGGCACGGTCTATGAGGGCGACTTCGTCGCCGGCAACATCGCCGAACAGACGGACTCGGTCGTCGGCGAGGATGCCAACTTCTACCCGTTCCCGTCGATCAACGACTCCCCCGACGCCGTCATGGGCGCCGGCAACGTCGCGATCGCCTTCAACGACGACGAGGGCACGATGGCGCTCATGTCCTACCTGGCCTCGCCCGATGCGGCGAACATCTGGATCGAGCTCGGCGGCTTCACCTCGCCGAACCAGAACGCCGACATGGACCTGTACCCGGACGATGTCTCTCTTGCCATCGCCGAACAGCTGACCTCCGCCGAGGTCTTCCGGTTCGACCTCTCCGACCTCACCCCGTCCGCCTTTGGCGGCACCGAGGGCGAGGGCATGTGGCAGCTGCTCATCGAGTTCTACCAGAACCCGGATGACATCGAGGGCACCGCACAGGCCCTCGAGGACGCGGCCGTCTCCGCCTACGGCGGCTGATTTCGAACAGGGGCGGGGCGCATGCGTGCGCCCCGCCCCGCGTCGGCGCATCGCGCCCGATAGAGGTACCCATGTCGAACACCGCAGTCACTCAGAAGCCGGCAGGGAAGAAGCTGCGCGGCAAGGCACCGATGACGACGCAGAATCGGTGGCTGCTCGCCATCCTGCTCGGGCCGGCGATCTTCTTCCTCACCGTCTTCGTCGTCTATCCGATCGGCTACTCGATCGTCCGGTCGACCTATTCCCGCAACGGCGAGGACTTCGTCGGTGTCGGCAACTACGTGCGGGTCTTCACCGACCCGCAGACCTTCACCGCGTTCAAGAACAATCTCATCTGGGTGCTCGTCGCGCCCCTTGTCTGCACGGTCCTCGGCCTCATCTTCGCCGTCCTCATGGAGAAGATCGCCTGGTCGACCGCCTTCAAGCTCATCATCTTCATGCCGATGGCGATCTCGATGCTGGCCGCCGGCATCATCTTCCGGACGGTCTTCCAGCAGAACCCCGAGATCGGCCTCGCCAACGCCGTGACCGTCACGGTTCAGGAGGTCTTCTCGTCGGGGTCCCACTATCCAGAGGCGCGCCTCAGAGAGGGCCCTGAATTCTCGAGCTTCGAGCAGCAGGGCGGGACCGGCGCCGAGATCATGTCGACGGGCGAGTTCGCGCCCGGCGAGGTAGCGCTCATCCCCCTCATCGGCATCGCCCCCGAGCATGTCGGCGATGATCCGACACCGGCCGTCGAGGCACAGCCCGCGGACGGGACGATCACCGGCACCATCTGGCTCGACTTCGTCCGAGGCGGCGGCGGTGAGAATGGTCAGATCGATGCGGACAAACCCGGCCTGGGCGGGATCACCGTCGAGGCGATCAACCGAAGCGGGGACGTGTGGGAGACGACGACAGAGGATGACGGCACGTTCGTCTTCGAGGACGTGTCAGAGCCGCTGACCATTCGCGTCCCGGCCACGAACTTCACCTCGGGCCCGACCGGCATCAACTGGCTCGGCCCGGACCTCATCACCCCCGTCATGATCCTCGCCTACGTGTGGATCTGGGCGGGCTTCGCGATGGTCATGATCGGCTCGGGCCTGGCCGCCGTCGATCGGTCGCTGCAGGAGGCCGCGAGAACAGATGGCGCATCCGAATGGCAGGTGTTCCGGCACATCACCGTCCCGCAGCTCATGCCGGTCCTCACGGTCGTCATCGTCACCCTCATGATCAACGTCCTCAAGATCTTCGATCTCGTCTACGTCATACCGCCAGGAGCCTCGAAGAACGCGGCCGATGTGCTCGCGACCCGGATGTGGACCGTGTCCTTCGGAGGCGGCAACGATCAGGGCCTCGGCTCGGCACTCGCCATCGTCCTGCTTCTCCTCGTCATCCCGTTCATGCTCATCAACATCCGCAACTTCCGCAGGGGAGGCAACTCATGACCACGTCAGACGTCGAGCGGGAGATCGCCGATCGCTCCGAGCAGGGCGAGACGCAGCGGAAGGTCAAGCCGAAGGGCTCGGGCCGGTCGATGATGGCGGGCGAGCGGAAGAAGACCGTGGGCGGCAGGATCGTCGCACTCTTCAACAACTCGCTCGTCAACGCCATCCTCGTCATCGTCGCCCTCATGTGGCTTGTACCGACGATCGGGCTCTTCTTCTCCTCGCTCCGCTCCTCCCAGGCGAACGCCACCTCGGGTTGGTGGACAGTCTTCTTCAAGAGCCACGAGCTGACGATCGACAACTACCGATCACTGCTCGGCAACGACACGATGGTGCAATCCCTTGTCAACACGATCATCATCGTCGTGCCCACGACCCTTGCGGTCGTCGCGATCGGCGCCATGGCGGGTTATGCACTGGCGTGGATCGACTTCCCGGGCCGGGACTGGGTCCTCATCGGCGTCGTCGCCCTCATGGCGGTGCCCCTCCAGGTTGCCTTCATCCCGCTTGCCCGCCTCTTCGGCAGCATCGGGATCTTCGGGACCTACGCCGCCGTCATCCTCTTCCACATCGCCTTCGGGTTACCGTTCGCCGTGTTCCTTCTGCGGAACTACTTCACGAACATCAGCGAGGAGATGCTCGAGGCGGCCCGCATCGACGGAGCATCTGAGATGAGGATTTTCCTCCAGGTGGCGCTGCCGCTCGCCATGCCCGCGATCGCGTCGCTGGCGATCTTCCAGTTCCTCTGGTCGTGGAACGACATGCTCGTCGCCCTCATCTTCGCCGGGCCAGGATCCCAACCGATCACGGTGGCAATCCAATCCCAGCTGCGACAGTTCTCTTCGAACATCGACATCCTCTCCGCCGGAGCATTCGTGTCGATGGTCGTCCCCCTCCTCGTCTACTTCGCCTTCCAGCGCTACTTCGTCTCGGCGATCATGGCCGGCACCACGAAGTAGGCGACCCCGCCGGGTCGGTGCCCGACCCGATTTCCACACGAACGCAGTGAGCGCCCCCAATGGGGCGCTCACTGCATGATCAGACTCTGCCGATCTCCGTCCGGACAATCAGAATGACGGTGGGAGAATCAGTCCTCGATCTCGGTCCTGTGGAAGTTGATCCACGAGCGCGAGGCGGTCGGGCCCCGCTGGCCCTGGTAGCGCGAACCGTGGGCGCCATTCCCATAGGGCGCGTGGGCGGGCGAGGACAGCTGGAAGAAGCACAGCTGGCCGACCTTCATCCCCGGGTAGAGCTTGATCGGCATCGTCGCCATGTTCGACAGCTCAAGGGTGATATGCCCCGTGAATCCGGGGTCGATGAAGCCAGCGGTCGAATGGGTGAGGAGGCCGAGACGGCCCAGGGAGGACTTACCCTCGAGGCGTGCCGCGATGTCATCGGGCAGCGTGACGCTCTCATAGGTCGAGCCGAGGACGAACTCGCCGGGGTGGAGGATGAACGGCTCATCGGTGATCTCGACAAGCCTCGTCAGATCCTCCTGCTCAGCGGCGGGGTCGATGACCGAGTACCGATGGTTATCGAACAGGCGGATGTACTTGTCGATCCGAATGTCGAGGGAGGACGGCTGGACGAAGCCAGGGGTCCACGGGTCGATTGTGATCCGGCCCGCATCGACCTGAGCGAGGATATCTCTGTCTGAAAGAAGCACACATCGAGTGTGCCAGAAACGAGCGGCTCGCCCCCGCGTTGTGGAAAACCTCTCATAGCCGCCCGTGCCATCCGCATCGACCGACGCATACCGGGACCGACCGCCGCCAGTCGACTTTGGTCGATCGAGAGGCAAGGGGATAACATAGGTCAGTACGCGGGTGTAGTTCAATGGTAGAACTCCAGCTTCCCAAGCTGGTAGCGCGGGTTCGATTCCCGTCACCCGCTCAGAGCGAGAAGCCTCGGCGCCGATGGTCGCCGAGGCTTCCTCCGTTTCAACCGCCTTGCATGCGCCGGGTCCATTCTTCCCTCCACTCGCATGTCAAAACCGGATGTCGGATTCGGCCCCCAGCCGCAAGCGGGTCGCTAACCTGGCCACATGAAGACGATCCACATGCGCCACGCCGACCTGCAGGTGCCGAACATGGCGCTCGGGCTCCTGCGGATCGCCGACCTATCGGACGACGAGGTGCGCGCGCTCGTCACATCCGCACGCGATGCGGGGATCGACTACTTCGATCATGCCGACATCTACGGCACCCGGCTCCACGAGTGTGAGGAGCGGTTCGCCCGAGCCCTCCGGCTCAGCAGCTCTGAACGCGATCGGATTACCCTCCAGACGAAGGTCGGGATCGTGCCCGACGGCGGGTACTACGACCACTCCTACGACCATCTGATCACGCAGGTGGAGGGGTCTCTGCGCGCGCTCGGCACCGATCGCATCGACATGCTCCTCCTCCATCGACCCGATGCTCTGGTCGAGCCCGAGGAGGTTGCCCGAGCGTTCGACGAGCTCTACTCCTCGGGGAAGGTCCGCCACTTCGGGGTCTCCAACCACACGCCGGGCCAGATCGACCTGCTGAAGACGGCCGTGACACGACCGATCGTCGCCAACCAGGTCCAGCTCTCCATCACGCACTCCCCAATCATCGCCCAGGGGATTGCGGCGAATACGCCGGATTCCGACCAGGCGGCAGTGCGCGATGGCGGAGGACTGATCGACTACTGCCGGATCAACGGGATCACGATCCAGGCCTGGTCGCCGTTCAAGTCCGGATCCGGGGAATCCGTCCTCTTCGATCGGGGGCGCCACCCTGAGCTGACCGAGCGCATCGACGCCTTGGCGGCGCAGTATGGGGTCGAGCCCGAGGCGATCGCCGCCGCGTGGATCACCCGCCACCCGGCCGACATGCAGGTCATCCTCGGAACGACAAGACCAGCCAGGGTCCGAGCAGCGGCCGCGGGATCGGACCTGCCGCTCACCCGGGCGGAGTGGTATGGACTGTTCAGCGCGGCCGGGTGGCACGTGCCGTAGGAGCCATCCAGACGCGGCGGGGCTCAGCCCGTGTAGTCACCGCTCGAGGGGTCCCTGCCCGACACGGCGTCGGCCGCGCGGATGAGGCCGAGGTGGGAGAACGCCTGCGGGTAGTTGCCGGCGAGCCTCTTGTGCTCCGTCGAGTACTCCTCGGAGTAGAGCCCGAGCGGCGATGAGACGGCGATGACCTTATCCATGAGTGTGCGAGCGTCGTCCCTGCGCCCCGACATCGCATACTGTTCGACCAGCCAGAACGTGCAGAGGATGAACGGGTACTCATCCCCCTCGAGACCGTCCTTGCCGGCCTGGGTCCGGTATCGCTTGACGAAACCCTCGCTGTCGACGAGGTCCTGTTCGATGCGGGCCACGGTCGAGAGCATGCGCGGATCGTCGTAATCGAGGTAGCCGACGTGGGGCAGCTGAAGCAGGGAGGCGTCGACCTCGGTCGACCCGTAGGTCTGGGTGTAGGACTTGATGTCCTCGTTCCAGCCCTTCTCCTCGATCTCTCGGGCGAGCCGGTCACGGCAGGCCCGCCATTCGTCGATGGGACCCTCGAAGCCATACTCCTCGACCGCCTTGATCCCCCGATCGAACGCGGCCCACATCATGGCCCGCGAATGCGTGAACTCGGCCAGCTCGCCCCGCATCTCCCAAATGCCGTGCTCGAGTCTGTCGAGGTTCGCCGAGGCATACTCAAGGAGCGCGGTCTGCAGGCCCCAGGAGCGCTCGTCCTCATCGATGCCCGCCTCCCGCATCTTGTCGAGCGCGACCATGACCTCGCCGACGACATCGCCCTGGAACTGGTCGGCCGCGCCGTTGCCGATGCGGACGGGCGCCGAATTCTCGTATCCGGGGAGATGGCTCAGCTCAAACTCGGGCAGGTGGCGCTCGCCCGCGAGTCCATACATGATCCGGAGCGAATGAACATCACCCGCCAGCGACCTCAGAAGCCACAGCCGCCAGGCCATGGCTCCCTTGGTGAAGCCGTGGGCGATGAGGGCCTCGATGGCGAGCGCGGAGTCCCTCAGCCACGTGTACCGATAGTCCCAGTTGCGCATGCCGCCGAACTCCTCCGGCAGTGAGGTCGTCGGTGCGGCGACGATCCCGCCGGTGGCGTGGTCCGTGAGGGCCCGCAGGACGAGGAGGGAGCGGGTGATGTAGTCGGCGTAGGGCCCATCGGCCTCGATGTGCTCCGACCAGTCGCGCCAGTATTCGAGCGTGTGCTCGAGCAGCCTCTCATAGTCATCGCGGGTCGGGGCCGGGCCGTAGCTGAGCGACCAGATGAGGTCCCAGCGGAGGCTCTCTCCCTCGCCGACCGCGAACCGGCCCTGATGGGTCTCCCCGTGCGCGTCGGGAAGGGGGCCGGTCAGGTGGACGGCACCAGGACCG
This is a stretch of genomic DNA from Flaviflexus salsibiostraticola. It encodes these proteins:
- a CDS encoding carbohydrate ABC transporter permease encodes the protein MTTSDVEREIADRSEQGETQRKVKPKGSGRSMMAGERKKTVGGRIVALFNNSLVNAILVIVALMWLVPTIGLFFSSLRSSQANATSGWWTVFFKSHELTIDNYRSLLGNDTMVQSLVNTIIIVVPTTLAVVAIGAMAGYALAWIDFPGRDWVLIGVVALMAVPLQVAFIPLARLFGSIGIFGTYAAVILFHIAFGLPFAVFLLRNYFTNISEEMLEAARIDGASEMRIFLQVALPLAMPAIASLAIFQFLWSWNDMLVALIFAGPGSQPITVAIQSQLRQFSSNIDILSAGAFVSMVVPLLVYFAFQRYFVSAIMAGTTK
- the dcd gene encoding dCTP deaminase — translated: MLLSDRDILAQVDAGRITIDPWTPGFVQPSSLDIRIDKYIRLFDNHRYSVIDPAAEQEDLTRLVEITDEPFILHPGEFVLGSTYESVTLPDDIAARLEGKSSLGRLGLLTHSTAGFIDPGFTGHITLELSNMATMPIKLYPGMKVGQLCFFQLSSPAHAPYGNGAHGSRYQGQRGPTASRSWINFHRTEIED
- a CDS encoding aldo/keto reductase; translation: MKTIHMRHADLQVPNMALGLLRIADLSDDEVRALVTSARDAGIDYFDHADIYGTRLHECEERFARALRLSSSERDRITLQTKVGIVPDGGYYDHSYDHLITQVEGSLRALGTDRIDMLLLHRPDALVEPEEVARAFDELYSSGKVRHFGVSNHTPGQIDLLKTAVTRPIVANQVQLSITHSPIIAQGIAANTPDSDQAAVRDGGGLIDYCRINGITIQAWSPFKSGSGESVLFDRGRHPELTERIDALAAQYGVEPEAIAAAWITRHPADMQVILGTTRPARVRAAAAGSDLPLTRAEWYGLFSAAGWHVP
- a CDS encoding glycoside hydrolase family 15 protein; protein product: MSTHLENYALLSDMRTAALVSDDGSIDWLCFPRFDSPAVFSAILGDESHGRWRLAPVGGEILSRQYRDGSFVLDTEWRTPTGRVLITEYMPTRGKMEDESDLIREAICLEGEVELEMDFRIRFNYGESIPWVERTEIDGRPAIYAVAGPGAVHLTGPLPDAHGETHQGRFAVGEGESLRWDLIWSLSYGPAPTRDDYERLLEHTLEYWRDWSEHIEADGPYADYITRSLLVLRALTDHATGGIVAAPTTSLPEEFGGMRNWDYRYTWLRDSALAIEALIAHGFTKGAMAWRLWLLRSLAGDVHSLRIMYGLAGERHLPEFELSHLPGYENSAPVRIGNGAADQFQGDVVGEVMVALDKMREAGIDEDERSWGLQTALLEYASANLDRLEHGIWEMRGELAEFTHSRAMMWAAFDRGIKAVEEYGFEGPIDEWRACRDRLAREIEEKGWNEDIKSYTQTYGSTEVDASLLQLPHVGYLDYDDPRMLSTVARIEQDLVDSEGFVKRYRTQAGKDGLEGDEYPFILCTFWLVEQYAMSGRRDDARTLMDKVIAVSSPLGLYSEEYSTEHKRLAGNYPQAFSHLGLIRAADAVSGRDPSSGDYTG
- a CDS encoding ABC transporter permease subunit, which produces MSNTAVTQKPAGKKLRGKAPMTTQNRWLLAILLGPAIFFLTVFVVYPIGYSIVRSTYSRNGEDFVGVGNYVRVFTDPQTFTAFKNNLIWVLVAPLVCTVLGLIFAVLMEKIAWSTAFKLIIFMPMAISMLAAGIIFRTVFQQNPEIGLANAVTVTVQEVFSSGSHYPEARLREGPEFSSFEQQGGTGAEIMSTGEFAPGEVALIPLIGIAPEHVGDDPTPAVEAQPADGTITGTIWLDFVRGGGGENGQIDADKPGLGGITVEAINRSGDVWETTTEDDGTFVFEDVSEPLTIRVPATNFTSGPTGINWLGPDLITPVMILAYVWIWAGFAMVMIGSGLAAVDRSLQEAARTDGASEWQVFRHITVPQLMPVLTVVIVTLMINVLKIFDLVYVIPPGASKNAADVLATRMWTVSFGGGNDQGLGSALAIVLLLLVIPFMLINIRNFRRGGNS